A single Mangifera indica cultivar Alphonso chromosome 20, CATAS_Mindica_2.1, whole genome shotgun sequence DNA region contains:
- the LOC123204737 gene encoding transcription repressor KAN1-like — MSTEGWFNESSSSSPLSQIPDLSLQIRPPNSAPSISTATNEDEEEDSTFDIWQNDLKSHSHTSIKAPEKAATVDTELSLANPAAFNPEDESRQRRRRSCLLHPSQISHLNHGISLLDVSGFKPIKGIPVYNLPYFEIPYSSRSSQLMSSSYGAYRSILGAAPPRFNGGISSVEPEFQYEVGVGSSELLNCKIRSRFIPHKLHHQNKRNIRAPRMRWTSSLHARFVHAVELLGGHERATPKSVLEFMDVKDLTLAHVKSHLQMYRTVKSTNKPGASSGNEDFFSVATSLHQNDNSLIIENGVSNESPEYVNGHPSNLRNELSSEGDWLQNSSSNVDEHRSETEISKQQSPEFQSQGSTFAQARSTFFESSIVVQQNPSLEFSLGRSNCCSKEHD, encoded by the exons ATGTCTACAGAAGGCTGGTTCAAtgaatcatcttcttcttctcctctgaGTCAAATTCCTGATCTTTCTTTACAAATAAGACCTCCAAATAGTGCTCCTTCAATTTCTACAGCCACAaatgaagacgaagaagaagattCAACCTTCGATATTTGGCAAAATGACCTAAAATCTCACAGCCATACCTCCATTAAAGCTCCAGAGAAAGCAGCGACTGTAGACACCGAGCTCTCTCTAGCTAACCCTGCCGCTTTCAACCCAGAAGACGAGAGTCgtcagagaagaagaagaagttgttTACTTCATCCATCCCAAATAAGTCATCTCAATCATGGAATTTCTCTCCTTGATGTTTCAGGATTCAAACCCATCAAAGGGATTCCAGTTTACAACTTGCCATATTTTGAAATCCCATATTCTTCACGTTCATCTCAATTGATGAGCTCTTCGTATGGAGCTTACAGATCGATTCTAGGAGCTGCACCACCAAGGTTTAATGGTGGGATATCATCAGTGGAGCCTGAGTTTCAATATGAAGTTGGAGTTGGCTCTTCGGAGCTGTTGAATTGCAAGATTAGATCAAGATTTATCCCTCATAAGCTTCATCATCAAAACAAGAGGAATATTAGGGCTCCAAGAATGCGTTGGACTAGCTCTCTTCATGCTCGTTTTGTTCATGCAGTTGAACTCCTCGGCGGCCATGAAa GGGCAACTCCAAAGTCAGTTCTTGAATTCATGGATGTCAAAGATCTTACACTAGCTCATGTCAAAAGCCATTTACag ATGTATAGAACTGTTAAAAGCACTAACAAGCCTGGAGCTTCCTCAG GTAACGAAGACTTCTTCTCAGTAGCAACTTCTCTTCATCAAAATGATAACTCTTTAATCATTGAGAATGGAGTTTCAAATGAATCGCCAGAATATGTCAATGGTCACCCTTCTAATCTAAGGAATGAACTTTCTAG TGAAGGAGATTGGCTACAAAACAGTTCAAGTAATGTGGATGAGCATAGATCAGAAACAGAAATATCTAAACAACAATCACCTGAATTTCAATCTCAG GGAAGCACTTTTGCTCAAGCCAGAAGCACTTTTTTTGAATCCAGTATAGTGGTTCAGCAGAATCCAAGCTTAGAATTCTCCCTAGGAAGATCAAACTGCTGCAGCAAAGAACATGACTGA